From the genome of Biomphalaria glabrata chromosome 1, xgBioGlab47.1, whole genome shotgun sequence, one region includes:
- the LOC106079907 gene encoding armadillo repeat-containing protein 6-like translates to MAKHITQKTFDDIVLENMSEFEMEPEEAIQDAVKQFESQGVSLSNIVIDPSLYSSEKGEAQDHPVITAVKTLSASLNDSNDSIIVSSLNTIHAECDIDLARRCLAGSHGAYACVLQAMKRYRDTPDHLVSALSVFCSLVNGQPDLMDSEGYDFLISLVKQYKANTQILELTIRAVRLNCVKHEGNRQEFIERELIILLTELLTLHKPHAEMIKEVAICLRSLTLDDDVRVPFGKAHENAKTIVTEGEALKAILELCEEHMNTPSVLAELFLTLGCLAVRDEFCHEVLVRGGVRFIVNAFKNSINDKTIVRQALTVLKVLAGNDEVKHEIAKLEGVELAVSAMITHAKSASIAEAVCKVLTAITLRNAENCQKVVECEGHQHIVQAMRLHPGDVGVQKNACMALRNLVSRSKEFTDQILSLGTERLLNEAMTRHEAAQDEAKAALRDLGCKVELKELWKGERGTIQ, encoded by the exons ATGGCTAAACATATTACACAAAAAACATTTGATGACATTGTACTGGAAAATATGTCTGAATTTGAAATGGAACCTGAGGAAGCTATTCAAGATGCAGTCAAGCAGTTTGAATCTCAG ggtGTTTCCTTAAGTAATATAGTAATAGATCCATCTTTATACTCCAGTGAAAAAGGAGAAGCACAAGATCATCCAGTTATTACAGCTGTTAAAACACTATCTGCTTCACTTAATGACAGCAATGACAGTATCATTGTCAGTAGTCTAAATACAATCCATGCTGAGTGTGACATTGATTTGGCGAGGCGGTGCCTCGCTGGCTCTCATGGAGCCTATGCCTGTGTTTTGCAAGCTATGAAACGATACAGAGATACTCCAGACCATCTTGTATCTGCCTTGTCTGTTTTCTGTTCACTTGTTAATGGACAACCTGATTTAATGGATTCAGAAGGATATGACTTTTTGATTTCTTTGGTGAAGCAGTACAAAGCAAACACTCAGATTTTAGAACTCACCATTAGAGCTGTTAGATTGAACTGTGTTAAACATGAAGGTAACAGGCAGGAATTTATAGAGCGTGAGCTGATCATCCTCTTGACTGAGCTTCTCACGCTTCACAAACCACATGCTGAAATGATCAAAGAAGTAGCTATTTGTCTAAGATCTTTGACATTGGATGATGATGTGAGAGTGCCCTTTGGTAAAGCTCATGAAAATGCCAAGACCATAGTTACAGAAGGTGAGGCTCTCAAAGCCATTCTGGAACTATGTGAAG AACACATGAACACCCCATCAGTTTTGGCTGAGCTTTTTTTAACCCTAGGATGTCTTGCTGTGAGAGATGAGTTTTGTCATGAAGTCTTGGTCAGAGGAGGTGTCCGCTTTATTgtcaatgcttttaaaaactctATTAATGATAAA ACCATAGTTCGTCAGGCTCTCACTGTTCTCAAAGTTCTTGCTGGTAATGATGAAGTTAAACATGAAATTGCCAAATTAGAAGGTGTGGAACTTGCTGTCAGTGCTATGATCACCCATGCTAAAAGTGCTTCCATTGCAGAAGCTGTCTGCAAAGTACTAACTGCCATAACTCTACGTAATGCTGAGAACTGCCAAAAAGTGGTTGAGTGTGAAGGTCATCAGCATATTGTACAAGCAATGAGACTTCACCCAGGGGATGTGGGTGTACAG AAAAATGCATGTATGGCACTAAGGAACTTAGTTTCAAGGTCAAAAGAATTTACAGACCAAATATTATCCCTTGGGACAGAGAGACTACTAAATGAAGCAATGACTCGTCATGAAGCAGCACAGGATGAAGCAAAGGCTGCTCTTCGAGATCTTGGCTGCAAAGTTGAGTTGAAGGAGCTTTGgaaaggagagagaggaacTATACAATAA